The following is a genomic window from Clostridiales bacterium.
AGTATTCGTTCTCCATTCTAAGATGCTGAACTTCTGCTATCAAATCTTTTTCTATTTCCTTATCTAGTTTTTTATTTTTTGGTTTAGAATTCATGTTTTTACTTCTACCACGTCTCTCTTCATAGAGAGCTTGTGGACCTTCCTCATAATATATGCGTTCCCATTTTGATACAACGCTTCCCGACCCCAAGTTAAAATGTATGGCTGCTTCTGTTGCCGATAAATGATTACTTTGCATATATTCTACCACATTTTGTTTAAACTCTCCTCTATATGAAGATTTTTGTTTTTTTACTAATCCCTCTATTCCATGTTCCTGATATTTTCGTATCCACATTTTTATCCCGGATTTTTTTGGAATACTGAAATATTTCTCTGCTTCCGGTCGACTATGATTCTCTTCTAAACAATACTTTACTACTTTTAATTTAAATTCTTCTGTATATTTGCTCATTAAAAATGAACCCTCCTTGTTGTTTTACTTTTTTGTCTAACTTTTGGGGTCCACTTCAAAACTACAGTAACTATTCAAAAATGTTCTACTGAGAACAAAAGCTATACAGAAAATTGGGCACCAATAAATTATGTTATAGCTTATAACTTAGACGGTGGAGCTTTAGAAA
Proteins encoded in this region:
- a CDS encoding transposase; protein product: MSKYTEEFKLKVVKYCLEENHSRPEAEKYFSIPKKSGIKMWIRKYQEHGIEGLVKKQKSSYRGEFKQNVVEYMQSNHLSATEAAIHFNLGSGSVVSKWERIYYEEGPQALYEERRGRSKNMNSKPKNKKLDKEIEKDLIAEVQHLRMENEYLKKLNALVQERIKREGKKK